A region from the Leeia speluncae genome encodes:
- a CDS encoding Mor transcription activator family protein gives MNQRVNIADLASVAHVLPENAQLLVRLIGVQKTLLLVERYGGQTFPISKNKTFAGNIRYQAIAEEVGILAADILTKHFGGEALYIPNCKDAIRETRNRMIRTEFDKHSNEIGVNATVANLATSFGLSDRMIWRILKEVDKVSVNAQQISLF, from the coding sequence ATGAATCAACGAGTAAACATTGCGGATCTTGCTAGCGTAGCGCATGTGCTACCAGAGAACGCACAACTATTGGTTCGACTGATCGGTGTGCAAAAGACGCTGCTATTGGTTGAACGCTATGGCGGGCAGACTTTCCCAATCTCAAAAAACAAGACCTTTGCAGGCAATATCCGCTATCAGGCCATTGCCGAAGAAGTGGGTATCCTTGCGGCTGACATCCTCACCAAGCACTTTGGGGGTGAAGCGCTATACATCCCTAACTGTAAAGATGCCATTCGTGAAACTAGGAACCGGATGATACGAACTGAGTTCGATAAACACTCGAACGAAATCGGCGTCAATGCAACCGTGGCCAACTTGGCCACTTCTTTTGGTCTGAGCGACCGGATGATTTGGCGAATACTGAAAGAAGTCGATAAAGTATCTGTTAACGCACAACAGATCAGTTTGTTTTAA
- a CDS encoding gp16 family protein, with product MSVSKTDLAKIHIAKSQLGMSDDVYRDMLQRVAGVRSAKDIPATRLAGVFTELKRLGFKPSSKAGRTVNSVASGNKALMSKINALLADAGRPMAYADAMAKRMFGVDRVEWCGQENLRKIVAALTYDQRRHS from the coding sequence ATGAGTGTGAGTAAAACCGATCTCGCTAAAATCCACATCGCCAAATCACAGCTTGGCATGAGTGATGACGTCTACCGTGACATGCTGCAACGCGTGGCGGGTGTTCGTTCTGCCAAGGATATTCCGGCGACTAGGCTAGCGGGGGTATTTACAGAGCTAAAGCGTCTTGGCTTTAAGCCATCCAGTAAGGCGGGGCGGACTGTGAATAGCGTGGCCTCTGGCAATAAAGCCCTGATGAGTAAGATCAATGCGCTCTTGGCCGATGCTGGCCGCCCAATGGCCTACGCCGATGCAATGGCTAAACGGATGTTTGGGGTAGATCGGGTTGAATGGTGTGGGCAGGAGAATTTGCGCAAAATCGTGGCTGCTTTAACATACGATCAACGGAGGCATTCATGA